The following are encoded together in the Geobacter sulfurreducens PCA genome:
- a CDS encoding YtxH domain-containing protein has product MSEEKNNTLIVGSLMLIAGGILGAGAALLFAPQSGKKTRRDIKKYVRRAKNEAEEMVEDFTDKVSDVVDSLNDRTQEILERGKDITQDVKKDLLKAFEDGKDRLEKERTRLAKMLG; this is encoded by the coding sequence ATGTCGGAAGAAAAGAACAATACCCTGATAGTCGGGTCGCTGATGCTCATTGCGGGAGGTATCCTCGGTGCGGGAGCGGCGCTTCTCTTTGCTCCCCAATCGGGCAAGAAGACCCGGCGGGATATCAAGAAGTACGTTCGGCGCGCCAAGAACGAGGCCGAGGAGATGGTGGAAGATTTCACCGACAAGGTTTCGGACGTGGTTGATTCCCTTAATGACCGGACCCAGGAGATTCTGGAACGGGGTAAGGACATTACCCAGGACGTGAAGAAAGACCTGCTCAAGGCGTTTGAGGATGGCAAGGATCGCCTGGAGAAGGAGCGGACCCGGCTGGCAAAGATGCTCGGGTAG